In Macadamia integrifolia cultivar HAES 741 chromosome 5, SCU_Mint_v3, whole genome shotgun sequence, a single window of DNA contains:
- the LOC122079973 gene encoding RNA-binding protein 25-like isoform X2, with product MADPLSSSPVTPETQPGGTSESVQPDLQSISSDPSHPSPVPSSSLIPPSSSAISYTPVAETPNSNPPIITPPPPSVQSFAPSSIVPGAILPSAPSFRPVLPTPQFSPPPNPNFLNPNIQNPNVQPPGVNPVSIMLPGASGASGAGSVMVSVSPLRPTGIYQAPPGVPPTSAMRSYPQMPNGFPTAPSTTPQGMVHPPGIPRFPTPYPAMVRPPFPPRPPGVIGVVPPLSCPPIPGIRPPIVPIVVRPVVSIVPPTEKPQTTVYVGKIAATVENHFMLSLLRLCGDVKSWKRAQDPSDGTPRGFGFCEFESAEGVLRALRLLSKFNVDGQELVFNVNQATREYLERYVEKKTEREKKPKETENEDTEKEQESQPGSEKSKLQKTSEEHLKKDENDSADKENQDNSSFGIVTDEDREADRDALEKLKSMIEERIKTKPPPPPPALTTADSSAKSNSEVPSKSRDEDSDVDIMKDDAAEDKNDDETTSENKPSNEHDKSETSSPGRRRYDRHSRDRDRERDLKREKERELERYERERERERVRRERQQELKIREAERLFKERVKEWEAREREKEHQRHNEKEREKERERERRREIRDQEVESDDDDTRKRRHRSSAYEEKRKKRQREKEDDLADRLREEEEIAEAKRRAIEELQMQKDEPKVEVANGVERSSMREESITEQAYESDSGHVNHASDMILDFSNGVTDESTTVAVSDMRQSNNAPARKLGFGLVGSGKRTTAPSVFHEEDDDDAEKEKKMRPLVPLDYSTDELQVAQPAVSGAPSPNLAAAAEFAKRISNANPKEDKFDADKEKNRRSTDKLSHRDRDRINDDNNRARDENREKKLLDAKQLIDMIPKTKEELFSYKINWAVYDKHELHERMRPWISKKITEFLGEEEETLVDYIVSSTKQHVQASQMLDLLHNILDDEAEMFVLKMWRMLIFEIKKQH from the exons ATGGCGGATCCTCTATCCTCGTCACCTGTCACTCCAGAAACCCAACCAGGAGGAACTTCTGAATCTGTACAACCAGACCTTCAATCAATCTCATCAGATCCATCACATCCTTCGCCCGTACCTTCGTCATCGTTGATACCACCTTCGTCTTCTGCTATTTCTTATACTCCTGTCGCAGAAACCCCTAATTCAAATCCTCCAATCATAACTCCACCGCCTCCTTCAGTTCAGTCATTTGCACCGTCTTCAATCGTTCCCGGTGCTATCCTTCCATCGGCTCCGTCATTCCGTCCTGTTCTGCCGACTCCTCAGTTCTCTCCacccccaaaccctaatttcttgAACCCTAACATTCAGAATCCCAATGTCCAACCTCCTGGAGTTAACCCTGTTTCCATCATGCTCCCCGGTGCGAGCGGTGCGAGCGGAGCTGGTTCCGTTATGGTCTCGGTATCTCCCTTACGACCCACTGGTATATACCAGGCTCCCCCTGGCGTTCCTCCCACTTCCGCCATGAGATCATACCCGCAGATGCCTAATGGATTTCCGACGGCGCCCTCGACTACTCCTCAGGGAATGGTACATCCTCCCG GAATTCCTCGGTTCCCAACTCCATATCCAGCTATGGTTCGCCCCCCTTTTCCTCCACGTCCTCCTGGAGTGATTGGTGTGGTTCCGCCACTGTCATGCCCTCCTATTCCAGGAATCCGTCCTCCAATTGTCCCCATTGTTGTCAGGCCAGTTGTTTCTATTGTTCCTCCAACGGAGAAACCTCAGACCACTGTTTATGTTGGAAAGATAGCTGCAACTGTTGAAAACCATTTTATGCTTTCACTCCTTCGG CTTTGTGGAGATGTGAAGAGTTGGAAACGCGCTCAAGATCCCTCTGATGGAACTCCAAGAGGCTTTGGGTTCTGTGAATTTGAGTCTGCAGAAGGTGTTCTTCGTGCACTGCGCCTGCTGAGTAAATTTAATGTAGATGGGCAAGAGCTGGTG TTCAATGTTAATCAAGCAACAAGAGAATACCTGGAGCGCTATGTTGAGAAGAaaactgaaagagaaaagaaacctaaagaaactgaaaatgaagatactgaaaaagagcaagaaagtCAGCCAGGTTCTGAGAAAAGCAAACTTCAAAAGACCTCCGAGGAGCACTTGAAGAAGGATGAGAATGATTCAGCGGATAAAGAAAATCAAGACAATTCCTCCTTTGGTATTGTGACTGATGAAGATCGAGAAGCTGACAGAGATGCTTTGGAGAAGCTTAAAAGTATGATTGAAGAGAGGATAAAGACTAAACCACCACCGCCTCCACCTGCTCTGACTACTGCCGATAGTTCTGCAAAGTCAAACTCTGAAGTTCCTTCCAAATCAAGGGATGAGGACTCAGATGTGGATATAATGAAAGATG ATGCAGCAGAAGATAAAAATGATGATGAGACAACTAGTGAGAACAAGCCCTCTAATGAGCATGATAAGTCTGAAACAAGCTCACCGGGCAGGAGAAGGTATGACAGGCACAGCAGAGATAGGGACAGGGAGCGGGATTTAAAACGGGAGAAAGAACGGGAACTGGAAAGATatgaaagggaaagggagagagaacgAGTGAGGAGGGAAAGGCAACAAGAGTTGAAGATTCGAGAGGCTGAGCGTTTATTCAAGGAGCGAGTTAAGGAGTGggaggcgagagagagagagaaagagcatcAACGCCATaatgaaaaggagagagagaaggaaagggaaCGGGAGCGCCGGAGGGAGATCAGAGATCAAGAGGTTGagagtgatgatgatgatacaaGAAAAAGGAGGCACAGGAGTAGTGCTTatgaggagaagaggaagaaaagacaACGGGAGAAGGAGGATGACCTGGCTGACAGATTacgagaagaggaagaaattgcagaGGCAAAGAGGAGAGCTATTGAGGAGCTGCAGATGCAGAAAGATGAACCCAAGGTTGAGGTAGCTAATGGAGTTGAACGGTCCAGTATGCGAGAAGAAAGCATTACTGAACAGGCTTATGAAAGTGATTCTGGTCATGTCAATCATGCTA GCGATATGATTCTAGATTTTAGTAATGGTGTTACCGATGAATCAACCACAGTTGCTGTGTCAGATATGCGGCAGAGTAACAATGCACCTGCTCGGAAGCTGGGGTTCGGTCTGGTAGGATCAGGAAAACGAACTACTGCTCCTTCAGTTTTCcatgaagaggatgatgatgatgctgagaaggagaaaaaaatgagacCTTTGGTTCCCCTTGATTACTCCACCGATGAACTTCAGGTTGCCCAACCTGCTGTTTCTGGGGCACCATCTCCAAATTTGGCTGCAGCAGCTGAATTTGCTAAGCGTATCTCCAATGCTAATCCGAAAGAAGATAAGTTTGATGCtgataaggaaaaaaataggCGTTCTACTGACAAACTGAGTCATCGTGATCGGGACCGTATTAATGATGATAATAATCGTGCCAGAGATGAAAACAGGGAGAAGAAACTTTTAGATGCAAAACAGTTGATTGATATGATCCCAAAGACCAAAGAGGAGTTGTTTTCGTATAAGATTAACTGGGCTGTGTATGACAAG CATGAGTTGCATGAGAGGATGAGACCCTGGATCTCAAAGAAGATTACAGAATTTCTAGGCGAAGAGGAAGAGACTCTTGTTGACTACATAGTGTCCAGTACTAAACAGCATGTACAGGCATCCCAGATGCTGGACCTGCTGCATAATATTTTGGATGATGAAGCTGAAATGTTTGTGCTCAAGATGTGGAGGATGCTCATTTTTGAAATCAAGAAG
- the LOC122079973 gene encoding RNA-binding protein 25-like isoform X3, with amino-acid sequence MADPLSSSPVTPETQPGGTSESVQPDLQSISSDPSHPSPVPSSSLIPPSSSAISYTPVAETPNSNPPIITPPPPSVQSFAPSSIVPGAILPSAPSFRPVLPTPQFSPPPNPNFLNPNIQNPNVQPPGVNPVSIMLPGASGASGAGSVMVSVSPLRPTGIYQAPPGVPPTSAMRSYPQMPNGFPTAPSTTPQGMVHPPGIPRFPTPYPAMVRPPFPPRPPGVIGVVPPLSCPPIPGIRPPIVPIVVRPVVSIVPPTEKPQTTVYVGKIAATVENHFMLSLLRLCGDVKSWKRAQDPSDGTPRGFGFCEFESAEGVLRALRLLSKFNVDGQELVFNVNQATREYLERYVEKKTEREKKPKETENEDTEKEQESQPGSEKSKLQKTSEEHLKKDENDSADKENQDNSSFGIVTDEDREADRDALEKLKSMIEERIKTKPPPPPPALTTADSSAKSNSEVPSKSRDEDSDVDIMKDDAAEDKNDDETTSENKPSNEHDKSETSSPGRRRYDRHSRDRDRERDLKREKERELERYERERERERVRRERQQELKIREAERLFKERVKEWEAREREKEHQRHNEKEREKERERERRREIRDQEVESDDDDTRKRRHRSSAYEEKRKKRQREKEDDLADRLREEEEIAEAKRRAIEELQMQKDEPKVEVANGVERSSMREESITEQAYESDSGHVNHASDMILDFSNGVTDESTTVAVSDMRQSNNAPARKLGFGLVGSGKRTTAPSVFHEEDDDDAEKEKKMRPLVPLDYSTDELQVAQPAVSGAPSPNLAAAAEFAKRISNANPKEDKFDADKEKNRRSTDKLSHRDRDRINDDNNRARDENREKKLLDAKQLIDMIPKTKEELFSYKINWAVYDKHELHERMRPWISKKITEFLGEEEETLVDYIVSSTKQHVQASQMLDLLHNILDDEAEMFVLKMWRMLIFEIKKH; translated from the exons ATGGCGGATCCTCTATCCTCGTCACCTGTCACTCCAGAAACCCAACCAGGAGGAACTTCTGAATCTGTACAACCAGACCTTCAATCAATCTCATCAGATCCATCACATCCTTCGCCCGTACCTTCGTCATCGTTGATACCACCTTCGTCTTCTGCTATTTCTTATACTCCTGTCGCAGAAACCCCTAATTCAAATCCTCCAATCATAACTCCACCGCCTCCTTCAGTTCAGTCATTTGCACCGTCTTCAATCGTTCCCGGTGCTATCCTTCCATCGGCTCCGTCATTCCGTCCTGTTCTGCCGACTCCTCAGTTCTCTCCacccccaaaccctaatttcttgAACCCTAACATTCAGAATCCCAATGTCCAACCTCCTGGAGTTAACCCTGTTTCCATCATGCTCCCCGGTGCGAGCGGTGCGAGCGGAGCTGGTTCCGTTATGGTCTCGGTATCTCCCTTACGACCCACTGGTATATACCAGGCTCCCCCTGGCGTTCCTCCCACTTCCGCCATGAGATCATACCCGCAGATGCCTAATGGATTTCCGACGGCGCCCTCGACTACTCCTCAGGGAATGGTACATCCTCCCG GAATTCCTCGGTTCCCAACTCCATATCCAGCTATGGTTCGCCCCCCTTTTCCTCCACGTCCTCCTGGAGTGATTGGTGTGGTTCCGCCACTGTCATGCCCTCCTATTCCAGGAATCCGTCCTCCAATTGTCCCCATTGTTGTCAGGCCAGTTGTTTCTATTGTTCCTCCAACGGAGAAACCTCAGACCACTGTTTATGTTGGAAAGATAGCTGCAACTGTTGAAAACCATTTTATGCTTTCACTCCTTCGG CTTTGTGGAGATGTGAAGAGTTGGAAACGCGCTCAAGATCCCTCTGATGGAACTCCAAGAGGCTTTGGGTTCTGTGAATTTGAGTCTGCAGAAGGTGTTCTTCGTGCACTGCGCCTGCTGAGTAAATTTAATGTAGATGGGCAAGAGCTGGTG TTCAATGTTAATCAAGCAACAAGAGAATACCTGGAGCGCTATGTTGAGAAGAaaactgaaagagaaaagaaacctaaagaaactgaaaatgaagatactgaaaaagagcaagaaagtCAGCCAGGTTCTGAGAAAAGCAAACTTCAAAAGACCTCCGAGGAGCACTTGAAGAAGGATGAGAATGATTCAGCGGATAAAGAAAATCAAGACAATTCCTCCTTTGGTATTGTGACTGATGAAGATCGAGAAGCTGACAGAGATGCTTTGGAGAAGCTTAAAAGTATGATTGAAGAGAGGATAAAGACTAAACCACCACCGCCTCCACCTGCTCTGACTACTGCCGATAGTTCTGCAAAGTCAAACTCTGAAGTTCCTTCCAAATCAAGGGATGAGGACTCAGATGTGGATATAATGAAAGATG ATGCAGCAGAAGATAAAAATGATGATGAGACAACTAGTGAGAACAAGCCCTCTAATGAGCATGATAAGTCTGAAACAAGCTCACCGGGCAGGAGAAGGTATGACAGGCACAGCAGAGATAGGGACAGGGAGCGGGATTTAAAACGGGAGAAAGAACGGGAACTGGAAAGATatgaaagggaaagggagagagaacgAGTGAGGAGGGAAAGGCAACAAGAGTTGAAGATTCGAGAGGCTGAGCGTTTATTCAAGGAGCGAGTTAAGGAGTGggaggcgagagagagagagaaagagcatcAACGCCATaatgaaaaggagagagagaaggaaagggaaCGGGAGCGCCGGAGGGAGATCAGAGATCAAGAGGTTGagagtgatgatgatgatacaaGAAAAAGGAGGCACAGGAGTAGTGCTTatgaggagaagaggaagaaaagacaACGGGAGAAGGAGGATGACCTGGCTGACAGATTacgagaagaggaagaaattgcagaGGCAAAGAGGAGAGCTATTGAGGAGCTGCAGATGCAGAAAGATGAACCCAAGGTTGAGGTAGCTAATGGAGTTGAACGGTCCAGTATGCGAGAAGAAAGCATTACTGAACAGGCTTATGAAAGTGATTCTGGTCATGTCAATCATGCTA GCGATATGATTCTAGATTTTAGTAATGGTGTTACCGATGAATCAACCACAGTTGCTGTGTCAGATATGCGGCAGAGTAACAATGCACCTGCTCGGAAGCTGGGGTTCGGTCTGGTAGGATCAGGAAAACGAACTACTGCTCCTTCAGTTTTCcatgaagaggatgatgatgatgctgagaaggagaaaaaaatgagacCTTTGGTTCCCCTTGATTACTCCACCGATGAACTTCAGGTTGCCCAACCTGCTGTTTCTGGGGCACCATCTCCAAATTTGGCTGCAGCAGCTGAATTTGCTAAGCGTATCTCCAATGCTAATCCGAAAGAAGATAAGTTTGATGCtgataaggaaaaaaataggCGTTCTACTGACAAACTGAGTCATCGTGATCGGGACCGTATTAATGATGATAATAATCGTGCCAGAGATGAAAACAGGGAGAAGAAACTTTTAGATGCAAAACAGTTGATTGATATGATCCCAAAGACCAAAGAGGAGTTGTTTTCGTATAAGATTAACTGGGCTGTGTATGACAAG CATGAGTTGCATGAGAGGATGAGACCCTGGATCTCAAAGAAGATTACAGAATTTCTAGGCGAAGAGGAAGAGACTCTTGTTGACTACATAGTGTCCAGTACTAAACAGCATGTACAGGCATCCCAGATGCTGGACCTGCTGCATAATATTTTGGATGATGAAGCTGAAATGTTTGTGCTCAAGATGTGGAGGATGCTCATTTTTGAAATCAAGAAG